A window of the Citrus sinensis cultivar Valencia sweet orange chromosome 9, DVS_A1.0, whole genome shotgun sequence genome harbors these coding sequences:
- the LOC102622555 gene encoding organelle RRM domain-containing protein 2, mitochondrial — MALRAAVAAPRGLRRLFSTSPFSSSLNPPQRPQAEPSTNLFVSGLSKRTTDETLRDTFSAFGEVVHAKIVKHRESGYSKGFGFVKYATLEAAGKAIEGMDGKFLDGWVIFVEYAKPRQPPTLPSQNNTNFQYGRQ, encoded by the exons ATGGCTTTGAGAGCGGCGGTAGCGGCTCCTCGCGGCTTACGGCGGCTCTTTTCAActtctcctttttcttcttctttaaacCCTCCGCAGCGACCCCAGGCCGAGCCAAGCACCAATCTTTTTGTCTCCG gtcTCAGTAAGCGCACGACTGACGAAACACTCAGGGACACATTTTCTGCATTTGGGGAAGTGGTTCATG CTAAAATAGTGAAACATCGGGAATCTGGGTATTCTAAGGGTTTTGGTTTTGTTAAATATGCTACCCTTGAAGCTGCTGGAAAAGCCATAGAGGGCATGGATGGCAAG TTTCTTGATGGTTGGGTAATTTTTGTTGAGTACGCAAAACCCAGGCAACCTCCAACACTGCCATCTCAGAACAACACAAATTTCCAATATGGCCGGCAATGA
- the LOC102622256 gene encoding (-)-germacrene D synthase: MDLKSLPSSKESTKADENRRSSNYHPSIWGDHFINVSSNDKYPNAEVEKRFETLKAEVEKLLMSNNTAWKTIEEIVTLVDQLQRLGVAYHFENEIKEDLQSIYNSHVNSNCDVNYDHNNDLYTVALRFRLLRQHGYKVSADIFKKFKDEKGEFKAMLTNDARGLLCLYEASYLRVQGENILEEACEFSRKHLKSLLPHISTSLANQVEHSLEIPLHRGMPRLEARQYISIYEADNSTRNELILELAKVVFNLWQELPRRGLSEIPRWWKDIDFATKLPFARDRLVECYFWILGVYFEPKYSITRKFMTKIIAIASVIDDIYDVYGTLEELKLFTHAIERWEVAAANELPKYMQVCYFALLDVVKEMEDKPVNKEPPGCMHYAKEAIKGLVRAYFVEAKWFNAKYVPTFEEYMENSTMSSGYPMLAVEALVGLEDMAITKQALDWAISVPKIIRYSSLIARLDDDVRTYKVEQERGDAPSSVECYMQQYGVSEEEACNKIKEMVEIEWMNINEEIQDPNHPPLQWLLPSLNLARMMVVLYQNGDGYTNSSGKTKDRIASLLVDPLPM, encoded by the exons atggatctTAAGAGTCTTCCATCTTCAAAAGAAAGTACGAAAGCTGATGAGAATCGTCGATCCTCGAATTATCATCCTAGCATTTGGGGTGATCATTTCATTAATGTGTCATCAAATGACAAG TACCCTAATGCGGAAGTGGAAAAGCGGTTTGAAACGTTAAAAGCAGAAGTTGAAAAGTTGCTAATGAGCAATAATACAGCATGGAAAACAATTGAAGAAATTGTGACTCTCGTTGATCAACTTCAACGCCTTGGCGTGGCCTATCACTTTGAAAATGAGATCAAAGAGGACTTACAATCAATCTATAATAGCCATGTCAATAGCAATTGTGATGTTAATTACGATCATAATAATGATCTCTACACAGTTGCTCTTCGATTTCGGCTTCTACGGCAACATGGTTACAAGGTGTCAGCAG atatatttaaaaaattcaaagatgaaaaaggtgaaTTCAAGGCCATGTTAACAAATGATGCGAGAGGCTTGCTGTGTTTGTATGAGGCGTCATATTTGAGAGTACAAGGGGAGAATATATTGGAAGAAGCGTGTGAATTCTCTAGGAAGCACTTAAAATCTTTATTGCCCCATATAAGCACTTCTCTAGCTAACCAAGTTGAGCACTCCCTGGAGATACCTTTGCACAGAGGGATGCCAAGATTGGAGGCAAGGCAGTACATTTCCATCTATGAAGCAGACAATTCAACACGAAATGAGCTAATATTAGAACTTGCAAAGGTAGTTTTTAATCTTTGGCAGGAGTTACCCCGGAGAGGCCTAAGCGAGATCCCAAG GTGGTGGAAAGATATTGATTTTGCAACAAAGCTACCTTTTGCAAGGGATAGGTTGGTGGAGTGCTACTTTTGGATATTAGGAGTCTATTTTGAGCCTAAATATTCCATAACTAGAAAATTTATGACCAAAATCATCGCAATAGCTTCTGTCATAGATGATATCTATGATGTGTATGGCACTTTGGAAGAACTTAAGCTATTCACTCATGCAATTGAGAG GTGGGAAGTTGCGGCAGCAAATGAGTTACCAAAATACATGCAAGTCTGTTATTTTGCCCTCTTAGACGTTGTCAAAGAAATGGAGGACAAGCCAGTGAATAAAGAGCCACCTGGTTGCATGCACTATGCGAAAGAGGCG ATAAAAGGCCTGGTAAGGGCTTACTTTGTGGAAGCAAAGTGGTTCAATGCCAAATATGTGCCAACATTTGAGGAATACATGGAGAATTCTACAATGAGCAGTGGATACCCCATGCTTGCTGTTGAAGCTCTTGTAGGCTTAGAAGATATGGCAATTACCAAGCAAGCACTTGATTGGGCGATTAGTGTTcctaaaattattagatattcCTCCTTGATTGCTCGTCTTGATGATGACGTCCGTACTTACAAG gtCGAGCAAGAGAGAGGGGATGCACCATCAAGTGTGGAATGTTACATGCAACAGTATGGCGTGTCTGAAGAAGAAGCGTGcaacaaaatcaaagaaatgGTGGAAATTGAATGGATGAACATCAATGAAGAAATTCAAGATCCGAACCATCCTCCGTTGCAATGGCTTCTTCCTTCTCTGAATCTTGCTCGGATGATGGTGGTGTTATATCAAAATGGAGATGGTTACACTAACTCGTCAGGGAAAACCAAGGATAGAATCGCATCATTGCTTGTTGATCCTCTTCCCATGTAA